In a single window of the Scyliorhinus canicula chromosome 1, sScyCan1.1, whole genome shotgun sequence genome:
- the LOC119961936 gene encoding RNA transcription, translation and transport factor protein-like — protein sequence MFRRKLSALEYHNSGVFDCKDEVEFRNLIVWLEDQKVRHYKIEERGNLRNVHSNEWPKSFEKYLADVNCPFKAQERQENIDWLLGLAVRLEYSDNVDKYKNCTAESVKKDATKGTDPLVNLDINNADFKAGVMALANLLQIQRHDDYLIMLQAIRILVQERLSPEAIAKANRSKEGLTVSLEKHLLGFDTGDATLNEAARVLRLLHIEELRDLQTKINEAIVAVQSIIADPKTDHRLGKVGR from the coding sequence ATGTTTCGGAGGAAACTGTCGGCTCTCGAGTATCATAACAGCGGCGTGTTTGACTGTaaagatgaggtggaatttagAAATTTAATTGTGTGGCTTGAAGATCAGAAGGTAAGACATTACAAGATTGAAGAGAGAGGCAACCTTCGAAATGTGCACAGTAATGAAtggcctaaaagctttgaaaagTATCTGGCAGATGTAAACTGTCCATTCAAGGCTCAGGAAAGACAGGAAAATATTGACTGGCTTCTGGGCTTGGCTGTGAGACTTGAATATTCAGATAATGTAGATAAATACAAGAATTGTACAGCAGAAAGTGTAAAAAAGGATGCTACTAAAGGCACCGATCCACTTGTTAATCTGGATATTAACAACGCTGACTTTAAGGCTGGTGTGATGGCATTGGCTAACCTTTTACAAATCCAGCGCCACGATGACTATCTGATAATGTTGCAGGCTATTCGCATTTTGGTGCAAGAGCGACTAAGTCCGGAGGCCATTGCAAAAGCAAACCGATCAAAAGAGGGTTTAACTGTATCTCTGGAAAAGCATTTACTTGGCTTTGATACTGGAGATGCCACCTTGAATGAGGCTGCACGAGTCCTCCGGTTGCTGCATATAGAGGAGCTACGAGACCTTCAGACCAAGATTAATGAAGCCATTGTAGCTGTTCAGTCAATAATAGCTGATCCCAAAACTGATCACAGGCTGGGAAAGGTTGGAAGATGA